One genomic segment of Occultella kanbiaonis includes these proteins:
- a CDS encoding pyridoxamine 5'-phosphate oxidase family protein: MTTPRIMRPNEITEVLNRPISQALLARDLTRLAYVAKDGTPRNVPIAFTWNGAEIVICTTKNAPKIPALRANPAVALTIDTEVHPPKILLIRGLAELDFVDGIPDEYLRPTSTYEMTAEQRVEWEAEVRSLYRDGMVRIVVTPNWAKLIDFETTLPSAVEELARQREQRQAEGV, from the coding sequence ATGACGACGCCGCGGATCATGCGACCGAACGAGATCACCGAGGTTCTGAACCGACCGATCAGCCAGGCCCTGCTGGCCCGGGACCTGACCCGACTGGCCTACGTCGCGAAGGACGGCACACCCCGCAACGTTCCGATCGCGTTCACCTGGAACGGCGCGGAGATCGTCATCTGCACGACAAAGAACGCCCCGAAGATCCCGGCCCTGCGCGCCAACCCGGCGGTTGCCCTGACGATCGACACCGAGGTGCACCCACCCAAGATCCTGCTCATCCGCGGGCTTGCCGAGCTCGACTTCGTCGATGGCATCCCGGACGAGTATCTGCGGCCGACCAGCACCTACGAGATGACCGCCGAGCAACGGGTCGAGTGGGAGGCGGAGGTGCGCTCGCTCTACCGAGACGGCATGGTCCGGATCGTCGTGACCCCGAACTGGGCGAAGCTGATCGACTTCGAGACGACGCTGCCGAGCGCGGTCGAAGAACTCGCCCGACAGCGCGAGCAGCGTCAGGCGGAAGGTGTGTGA
- a CDS encoding dihydrofolate reductase family protein, with product MATVLMHAVVSLDGFIADDDDGVGPLFDWYFNGDRPLDHMGMSLSQASYDYTRPMWDSIGATIMGRHLFDLTNGWEAKPPAGEHLVVVSHRPKPDGWHPEADVPFFENVPDAVADASRRAGSGVVAVCAGDVGGQALAAGLVDEVAMDVVPVVFGSGKRYFGPVDGQHLLDDPHTVIQGDRVLHLGYRVRKG from the coding sequence ATGGCAACCGTACTCATGCACGCAGTGGTGTCCCTCGATGGATTCATCGCAGATGACGACGACGGCGTCGGACCGCTGTTCGACTGGTACTTCAACGGCGACCGTCCACTGGACCACATGGGCATGAGCCTCTCGCAGGCGTCCTACGACTACACGCGGCCGATGTGGGACTCGATCGGGGCAACGATCATGGGCAGGCACCTGTTCGATCTGACGAACGGCTGGGAGGCCAAGCCACCAGCGGGGGAGCACCTCGTGGTCGTCTCCCACCGGCCGAAACCGGATGGATGGCATCCGGAGGCCGACGTCCCCTTCTTCGAGAACGTACCTGACGCCGTCGCGGACGCCAGCAGGCGTGCCGGTAGCGGCGTGGTCGCTGTCTGCGCCGGCGACGTCGGCGGCCAGGCGCTGGCAGCCGGCCTCGTCGATGAGGTGGCGATGGACGTCGTGCCCGTCGTGTTCGGCTCAGGGAAGCGCTACTTCGGCCCGGTCGACGGCCAGCACCTGCTGGACGACCCGCACACGGTGATCCAGGGCGACCGGGTGTTGCACCTGGGCTATCGCGTCCGAAAGGGGTGA
- a CDS encoding YunG family protein — MTAVDLIVLREALEASWSRRTSYRGVWDERNPALGQCNPTARVVQHFLPAADIVKGSVWTGVGHEVHFWNELRVGFDLMAIDLTWQQFPPGSVVASRQTLDRHELGDTPATIGRCDRLLAAVDARLNQIT, encoded by the coding sequence GTGACCGCCGTTGATCTGATCGTGCTCCGGGAGGCGCTCGAAGCGTCGTGGAGTCGCCGGACGTCGTACCGCGGCGTCTGGGACGAACGAAATCCTGCGCTCGGACAGTGCAATCCGACGGCGCGTGTCGTCCAGCACTTCTTGCCGGCCGCCGACATCGTCAAGGGTTCGGTGTGGACCGGCGTCGGGCACGAGGTCCACTTCTGGAACGAGCTCCGTGTCGGGTTTGACCTGATGGCGATCGACCTCACCTGGCAGCAGTTTCCGCCCGGATCCGTGGTGGCGTCTCGGCAGACGCTGGACCGGCACGAGTTGGGCGACACGCCGGCGACCATCGGCAGATGCGACCGACTGCTGGCCGCTGTCGACGCCCGCCTGAACCAGATCACCTGA
- a CDS encoding class I SAM-dependent methyltransferase — protein sequence MMMSADARADRVRWDAIAASYASLVGGHADSFYRRLEPFLAEEIGDPTGQRIWDLGCGHGWLAGLLTAGGARVDGVDGSSALIATARHNHPDVQFEVRDLADEVPVEENAYDAVVCHMVLMDLPVLDPIITAVAKALRPGGRFVFSVLHPAFYNQTPSPSDSPAPWSRTVTGYLEPAQWWVESFGGHQHYHRPLEDYVEALSRQGLLVRRLVEPPTLPRHARSDDRWSAYERWFATIPTMLAVSAVSAVVPDGPGPALIEVPGRSRSG from the coding sequence ATGATGATGTCAGCCGACGCCCGCGCCGACCGTGTCCGATGGGACGCGATAGCTGCCTCGTACGCATCGTTGGTCGGCGGTCACGCGGACTCCTTCTACCGCCGGCTCGAACCGTTCCTCGCCGAGGAGATCGGCGACCCGACCGGCCAGCGGATCTGGGACCTCGGCTGCGGGCACGGGTGGCTCGCCGGGCTGCTCACCGCCGGCGGTGCGCGCGTCGACGGCGTCGACGGCAGCTCCGCTCTGATCGCGACCGCACGGCACAACCACCCGGACGTCCAGTTCGAGGTACGTGACCTGGCCGACGAGGTGCCGGTCGAGGAGAACGCCTATGACGCCGTCGTCTGCCACATGGTGCTGATGGATCTACCGGTCCTGGATCCCATCATCACCGCCGTAGCCAAGGCACTGCGACCGGGGGGTCGGTTCGTGTTCTCCGTCCTGCACCCGGCGTTCTACAACCAGACCCCCTCCCCCAGTGACAGTCCTGCCCCGTGGTCGCGCACGGTCACCGGATACCTCGAACCGGCACAGTGGTGGGTCGAGTCATTCGGCGGCCACCAGCACTATCACCGGCCCCTCGAGGACTACGTCGAGGCACTCTCACGGCAAGGCCTGCTGGTGCGCCGGCTCGTCGAACCGCCCACCCTGCCTCGTCACGCACGCTCCGACGACCGATGGAGCGCCTACGAGCGCTGGTTCGCCACGATCCCCACCATGCTTGCGGTGTCCGCGGTGTCCGCAGTGGTGCCGGACGGCCCCGGTCCTGCACTCATCGAGGTGCCTGGGCGCTCGCGCTCAGGCTGA
- a CDS encoding GNAT family N-acetyltransferase, which translates to MTVHTWNAFAALVERHNGIFGGCWCTYFHPDCAEREPGYEGSRAMKKRLVENGQAHAALVIVGDEAVAWAEYGTPDELPTIHHRKQYLAEADVIPDYRITCIFVDKRHRKQGYAKEALAGALDLIAAQGGGVVEGYPHEIGEKRMNNSFVYNGTRTMYEQAGFEFVRSKGLKNTVMRRTVQPA; encoded by the coding sequence TTGACTGTTCACACGTGGAACGCGTTCGCCGCCCTGGTGGAGCGACACAACGGGATCTTCGGTGGCTGCTGGTGCACCTACTTCCACCCCGACTGTGCCGAGCGGGAGCCGGGGTACGAGGGCAGCCGCGCGATGAAGAAGCGGCTGGTCGAGAACGGACAGGCTCATGCGGCGCTGGTGATCGTCGGCGACGAGGCGGTTGCGTGGGCGGAGTACGGCACCCCGGATGAGCTGCCGACCATCCATCACCGTAAGCAGTACCTCGCCGAGGCCGACGTCATTCCCGACTACCGCATCACATGCATCTTCGTGGACAAGCGTCACCGAAAGCAGGGCTACGCCAAGGAGGCCCTCGCCGGTGCACTCGATCTGATCGCGGCGCAGGGCGGCGGCGTGGTCGAGGGGTACCCGCACGAGATCGGCGAGAAGCGGATGAACAACTCGTTCGTCTACAACGGAACACGCACGATGTACGAGCAGGCCGGCTTCGAGTTCGTCCGTTCCAAGGGCCTGAAGAACACGGTCATGCGTCGCACGGTCCAGCCGGCCTGA
- a CDS encoding VOC family protein, translated as MRLHHVQISMPAGEEDLARRFYAQALGLTEVVKPVELAGRGGCWFRAFADGVVTAEIHLGVDDPFVPARKAHPALMVGDATELQSLGERVADAGFEVSWTERMTFGGYERFHCRDGFGNRIEVLAPVG; from the coding sequence ATGCGGCTGCACCACGTCCAGATCTCCATGCCGGCGGGGGAGGAGGACCTCGCGCGACGGTTCTACGCACAGGCCCTTGGCCTGACCGAGGTGGTCAAGCCCGTCGAACTGGCCGGCCGCGGCGGGTGCTGGTTCCGGGCATTCGCGGACGGGGTGGTCACGGCTGAGATCCACCTCGGCGTGGACGACCCGTTCGTGCCGGCAAGGAAGGCGCACCCGGCCCTCATGGTGGGCGACGCCACCGAGCTGCAGTCGCTGGGGGAGCGGGTGGCCGACGCGGGCTTCGAGGTCTCCTGGACGGAGCGGATGACGTTCGGCGGGTACGAGCGCTTCCACTGCCGGGACGGGTTCGGCAACCGGATCGAGGTCCTGGCGCCGGTCGGGTAG
- a CDS encoding iron chaperone gives MGTVDDLLAGFDPADRPSVERIYEIAREQVPDAEQGLGYGMPALLHRGKPLVSVMRAKKHIGVYPFSPAAVAAVADDLAGHPGIGLDKGTIRYQPEHPLPDAVVRTLVRARQEQIEA, from the coding sequence ATGGGCACCGTCGATGACCTGCTGGCCGGCTTCGATCCGGCCGACCGTCCGTCCGTCGAACGCATCTACGAGATTGCGCGTGAGCAGGTGCCCGACGCCGAGCAGGGCCTGGGCTACGGGATGCCCGCGCTCCTCCACCGGGGCAAGCCGTTGGTGTCGGTGATGCGCGCGAAGAAGCACATCGGTGTCTATCCGTTCAGCCCGGCCGCGGTCGCCGCGGTCGCGGACGACCTGGCGGGCCATCCCGGCATCGGGCTCGACAAGGGGACCATCCGCTACCAGCCCGAGCACCCGCTGCCCGACGCCGTCGTCCGCACGCTGGTCCGGGCCCGCCAGGAGCAGATCGAGGCCTGA
- a CDS encoding class I SAM-dependent methyltransferase produces MDSSQPWLELAPDYERARAKEDSLDRLVEWPAQRTVLGDVTGRSVLDVGCGNGGKVAELVRDGATDSVGVDISGNFPSAQLPGLELLQGDLSELESVPGLAGRTFDRILFLQSFGYAKDPVRTLQAARAMLADHGFILLTRTQPIRYALERAHKNGTSLGEEYFSTAQFSYATGWNDEITLSKRPYTVSDLINVFSAAGLYIESATEPQLSEDARLRYPHKQAWMDKYLGILIFKLRPHRNQ; encoded by the coding sequence GTGGACTCGAGCCAGCCGTGGCTGGAGCTCGCTCCGGACTACGAGCGGGCCCGAGCCAAGGAGGACTCGCTGGATCGGCTGGTCGAGTGGCCCGCGCAGCGAACTGTTCTGGGTGATGTGACCGGGCGGTCGGTGCTCGACGTCGGTTGCGGCAACGGTGGCAAGGTCGCCGAACTGGTTCGGGACGGTGCAACCGACTCGGTCGGTGTCGATATCAGTGGCAACTTCCCCAGTGCCCAACTTCCTGGGCTGGAACTGCTCCAGGGCGATCTCTCCGAGTTGGAATCGGTGCCCGGGCTCGCGGGCCGCACGTTCGATCGGATCCTGTTCCTGCAGTCCTTCGGCTACGCCAAGGATCCCGTTCGCACTCTGCAGGCAGCGCGGGCAATGCTGGCCGACCACGGATTCATCCTGCTGACCAGGACGCAACCGATCCGATACGCCCTCGAACGGGCACATAAGAACGGGACGTCATTGGGGGAGGAGTACTTCTCGACTGCCCAGTTCTCCTACGCCACGGGCTGGAACGACGAGATCACCCTCTCCAAGCGGCCCTACACGGTCTCCGACCTCATCAATGTGTTCAGTGCGGCAGGACTGTACATCGAGTCGGCTACCGAGCCTCAGCTGTCCGAGGACGCCCGACTCCGCTATCCGCACAAGCAGGCGTGGATGGACAAGTACCTCGGCATCCTGATCTTCAAGCTCCGGCCGCATCGCAACCAGTGA
- a CDS encoding GrpB family protein, whose amino-acid sequence MNDGAPLIADYDPRWPAEFAELAGKLRASLGGRALRIDHIGSTAVPRLAAKPILDVQISVTTLEPVDAYREQIEQCGFEWRSANPERTKRYFRELPGRRRTHVHVRRAGSFSEQFALLFRDYLRAHPKRADVYAVEKRHLAPLLRVDRGLYVKEKDPIVWDIIRLADAWAQSAGWEPGPSDG is encoded by the coding sequence GTGAACGACGGGGCGCCCTTGATCGCCGACTACGACCCGCGCTGGCCCGCGGAGTTCGCTGAACTGGCAGGGAAGTTGCGTGCCAGTCTGGGTGGGCGTGCGCTCCGCATCGACCACATTGGATCGACCGCCGTGCCGAGGCTCGCAGCCAAACCGATCCTCGATGTCCAGATCTCCGTGACAACCCTGGAACCAGTCGACGCTTATCGTGAGCAGATCGAGCAGTGCGGATTTGAGTGGCGTTCGGCCAATCCCGAACGGACCAAACGGTACTTCCGCGAACTGCCCGGTCGGCGCAGGACCCATGTCCATGTGCGTCGGGCCGGCAGCTTCTCGGAGCAGTTTGCACTCCTCTTCCGCGACTACCTGCGGGCGCACCCGAAACGGGCGGATGTGTATGCGGTCGAGAAGCGTCACCTGGCACCGCTACTGCGGGTTGACCGCGGGTTGTACGTCAAGGAGAAGGACCCCATCGTCTGGGACATCATCCGCCTCGCGGACGCCTGGGCGCAGAGCGCAGGCTGGGAGCCCGGCCCGAGTGACGGTTGA
- a CDS encoding GlxA family transcriptional regulator, with the protein MDEPGARRHRVAVLAFDRVHSFDLAMPLQVFTTAHATKRAPGELFGDRLYDVMVCGDGEGLAITGVGDIELYRYTPARPLVDALEADTIVVIGRPRLQDPPESVLALLREAHRRQIRIASISAGGGQVMAAAGLLDGRRIATHWSRADVFAAQFPEVVVDVDVLYVDHGDVLTCAGGASGIDLCLHMIRQDFGAAAAAEVARHMVVPPQRSGGQKPYVVHSEPEDDRGVLEPTLRWLRDRLDQPVTLAQIAARIGASPRTANRMFKEQTGTTPVQWLLRQRVTHAQELLETTDLPIESIASHCGFGTAISMRQHFARHAGTSPMAYRRTFRTPAS; encoded by the coding sequence ATGGATGAGCCTGGCGCCCGTCGGCATCGTGTCGCAGTACTGGCCTTCGACCGGGTGCACAGCTTCGACTTGGCGATGCCGCTCCAGGTATTCACCACGGCGCACGCAACCAAGAGGGCACCTGGCGAGCTCTTCGGCGACCGGCTCTACGACGTGATGGTCTGCGGCGACGGTGAAGGCCTCGCCATCACCGGCGTCGGTGACATCGAGCTGTACCGCTACACGCCGGCCCGGCCGCTTGTCGACGCGCTGGAGGCCGACACGATCGTGGTGATCGGTAGGCCGCGCCTGCAGGACCCGCCGGAGTCGGTGCTCGCGCTGCTCAGGGAGGCGCACCGACGACAGATCAGGATCGCCTCGATTAGCGCCGGCGGTGGCCAGGTGATGGCCGCTGCCGGACTGCTCGACGGGCGTCGGATCGCTACCCACTGGTCCCGCGCCGACGTGTTCGCCGCGCAGTTTCCCGAGGTGGTGGTCGACGTCGACGTCCTGTACGTCGACCACGGTGATGTCCTCACCTGCGCCGGGGGAGCCAGTGGTATCGACCTCTGCCTGCACATGATCCGTCAGGACTTCGGTGCGGCGGCCGCGGCCGAGGTCGCTCGCCACATGGTGGTGCCACCGCAACGGAGCGGCGGGCAGAAGCCGTACGTCGTGCACTCCGAACCGGAGGACGATCGCGGTGTACTGGAGCCGACCCTGCGGTGGCTACGGGATCGACTGGACCAGCCCGTGACGCTGGCGCAGATCGCCGCTCGGATTGGTGCCAGTCCGCGGACCGCGAATCGGATGTTCAAGGAACAGACCGGCACGACGCCGGTGCAGTGGCTGTTGCGCCAGCGTGTGACGCACGCGCAGGAACTGTTGGAGACCACGGACCTGCCTATCGAGTCGATCGCGTCACACTGTGGATTCGGCACGGCGATATCGATGCGACAGCATTTCGCCCGCCACGCCGGGACCTCACCAATGGCGTACCGACGCACCTTCCGGACTCCTGCGTCGTAG
- a CDS encoding GNAT family N-acetyltransferase, with amino-acid sequence MTGTTHDVEVHPARDDELGLVASLRWHWVHDQPYGGANLPSLDDYVTAAVAWGRAHGDSHVAFVARSSGRAVGMAWLALLERVPAPDRMQRLNGDLQSCYVLREFRGRGVGGRLVAAVLQEARRRGCEHVTVHASPLSVPMYERAGFEHSPELLWSVTDGP; translated from the coding sequence GTGACCGGAACGACACATGACGTCGAGGTGCACCCCGCCCGCGACGACGAACTCGGCCTGGTGGCCTCCCTACGCTGGCACTGGGTGCATGACCAGCCCTACGGCGGGGCGAACCTGCCGAGTCTCGACGACTACGTCACCGCGGCCGTCGCCTGGGGGCGCGCCCACGGCGACTCGCACGTCGCGTTCGTCGCTCGGTCGTCCGGCAGGGCGGTCGGCATGGCCTGGCTGGCGCTTCTCGAACGAGTACCGGCACCGGACCGGATGCAGCGGCTCAACGGCGACCTGCAGTCCTGCTACGTGCTGCGGGAGTTCCGCGGACGTGGCGTCGGGGGTCGGCTCGTCGCGGCGGTCCTGCAGGAGGCTCGCCGCCGAGGGTGTGAACACGTGACCGTCCACGCATCGCCACTGTCGGTGCCGATGTACGAACGCGCAGGCTTCGAGCACAGTCCCGAACTGTTGTGGAGTGTCACCGACGGGCCGTGA
- a CDS encoding ATP-binding cassette domain-containing protein, producing MNTAAHAADSHDLIRVHGARENNLKDISVDLPKRRLTVFTGVSGSGKSSLVFATIAAESQRLINETYSAFVQGFMPAMARPDVDLLEGLTTAILVDQERIGANPRSTVGTITDANAMLRIVFSRLGQPHIGSPQAFSFNVASISGAGAVTFERGGETVKERRDFAVVGGMCPRCEGRGAVTDFDRSALYDETKSLNEGALTIPGYSMDGWYGRIFRGSGWFDMDKPIGKYTKKELDALLYKPATKLKVEGINLTYLGLIPQIQKSFLVKDVDSMQPHIRAFVERAVTFATCPECDGTRLNEGARSSKVKGISIADACDMQISDLAEWVRELDEPSVGPLLDSLRDTLDSFVDIGLGYLSLARPSGTLSGGEAQRTKMIRHLGSSLTDITYVFDEPSVGLHPHDIQRMNRLLLQLRDKGNTVLVVEHKPEVIGIADHVVDLGPRAGTAGGEVMFEGTVEGLRAADTITGKHLDDRARLKDSVRTPSGALEVRAANTNNLRNVDVDIPLGVLAVLTGVAGSGKSSLIGGSVAGREGVVTIDQTAIRGSRRSNPATYTGLLEPIRKAFAKANGVKPALFSANSEGACPACKGAGVVYQDLGIMAGVATTCVECEGKRFQAAVLEYHLGGRDISEVLAMPVAQAKGFFAEGEARIPAAHKILVRLDDVGLGYVSLGQPLTTLSGGERQRLKLAAQMGDRGEVYILDEPTSGLHLADVEQLLWLLDRLVDSGKSVIVIEHHQAVMAHADWIIDLGPGAGHDGGAIVFEGTPAELVAQRSTLTAEHLADYVGSGTLVS from the coding sequence ATGAACACCGCCGCGCACGCAGCCGACAGCCACGACCTGATCCGCGTGCACGGCGCCCGAGAGAACAATCTCAAGGACATCAGCGTCGATCTCCCGAAGAGGCGGCTGACGGTGTTCACCGGGGTCTCCGGTTCCGGCAAGAGCTCGCTGGTCTTCGCCACCATCGCGGCGGAGTCCCAGCGGCTCATCAACGAGACCTACAGCGCCTTCGTCCAGGGCTTCATGCCCGCCATGGCCCGGCCGGACGTGGACCTGCTCGAAGGGCTGACCACGGCGATCCTGGTGGACCAGGAGCGGATCGGCGCCAATCCGCGGTCGACGGTAGGCACGATCACCGACGCGAACGCGATGCTGCGCATCGTGTTCAGCCGGCTCGGTCAGCCGCACATCGGATCGCCGCAGGCCTTCTCCTTCAACGTCGCCTCCATCAGCGGCGCCGGTGCCGTGACGTTCGAGCGGGGCGGCGAGACCGTCAAGGAGCGACGTGATTTTGCCGTCGTCGGGGGGATGTGCCCGAGGTGCGAGGGTCGCGGCGCTGTGACCGACTTCGACCGTTCGGCGCTGTATGACGAGACGAAGTCCCTGAACGAGGGCGCCCTGACGATCCCCGGCTACTCCATGGACGGCTGGTACGGCCGCATCTTCCGCGGCTCCGGCTGGTTCGACATGGACAAGCCGATCGGGAAGTACACGAAGAAGGAATTGGACGCCCTGCTGTACAAGCCGGCCACCAAGCTCAAGGTCGAGGGCATCAACCTGACCTACCTCGGTCTGATCCCGCAGATCCAGAAGTCGTTCCTCGTCAAGGACGTCGACTCGATGCAGCCACACATCCGCGCGTTCGTGGAGCGCGCCGTGACGTTCGCGACCTGCCCGGAGTGCGATGGCACGCGGCTCAACGAGGGGGCGCGCTCGTCGAAGGTCAAGGGCATCAGCATCGCGGACGCGTGCGACATGCAGATCAGCGACCTGGCCGAGTGGGTGCGCGAACTCGACGAGCCCTCGGTCGGCCCGCTGCTGGACTCCCTCCGGGACACCCTCGACTCGTTCGTCGACATCGGACTGGGCTACCTCAGCCTCGCCCGGCCCTCCGGCACTCTCTCCGGTGGCGAGGCACAGCGCACCAAGATGATCCGCCACCTCGGCTCCTCGCTCACCGACATCACCTACGTCTTCGACGAGCCCAGCGTCGGCCTGCACCCGCACGACATCCAGCGGATGAACCGGCTGCTCCTGCAGTTGCGGGACAAGGGCAACACGGTCCTGGTCGTGGAGCACAAACCGGAGGTCATCGGGATCGCCGACCACGTCGTCGATCTCGGGCCGCGCGCCGGCACGGCCGGGGGAGAGGTGATGTTCGAGGGCACCGTCGAAGGACTGCGCGCCGCCGACACCATCACCGGCAAGCACCTCGACGACAGGGCGAGGCTCAAGGACTCGGTACGGACGCCGTCGGGCGCTCTGGAGGTTCGCGCAGCGAACACGAACAACCTCCGCAACGTCGACGTCGACATCCCGCTCGGGGTGCTCGCCGTCCTGACCGGGGTCGCAGGTTCGGGCAAGAGCTCCCTGATCGGCGGCTCCGTCGCCGGACGCGAGGGTGTGGTGACCATCGACCAGACCGCGATCCGCGGATCCCGGCGCAGCAATCCGGCCACCTATACCGGGCTGCTCGAGCCGATCCGGAAGGCGTTCGCGAAGGCCAACGGCGTCAAGCCCGCGCTGTTCAGCGCGAACTCCGAGGGCGCCTGCCCGGCGTGCAAGGGCGCCGGGGTGGTCTACCAGGACCTCGGGATCATGGCGGGCGTCGCCACGACCTGCGTGGAGTGCGAGGGCAAGCGGTTCCAGGCCGCCGTGCTGGAGTACCACCTCGGCGGCCGCGACATCAGCGAGGTACTCGCGATGCCCGTGGCGCAGGCGAAGGGGTTCTTCGCCGAGGGCGAGGCCCGGATCCCGGCCGCGCACAAGATCCTGGTGCGCCTCGACGACGTCGGACTCGGCTACGTGAGCCTCGGGCAGCCGCTCACGACACTGTCCGGCGGTGAGCGGCAACGCCTCAAGCTGGCCGCACAGATGGGGGACAGGGGCGAGGTCTATATCCTCGACGAGCCGACCAGCGGCCTGCACCTGGCGGACGTCGAGCAGCTCCTCTGGCTGCTCGACCGGCTCGTGGACTCGGGCAAGTCCGTGATCGTGATCGAGCACCATCAGGCGGTCATGGCACACGCCGACTGGATCATCGACCTCGGCCCAGGAGCGGGGCACGACGGTGGGGCGATCGTCTTCGAGGGCACGCCGGCCGAGCTGGTGGCACAGCGGTCCACGCTGACGGCCGAGCATCTCGCCGACTACGTCGGCTCGGGAACGCTGGTCTCGTAG
- a CDS encoding ArsR/SmtB family transcription factor: MADVFRALDDETRRLVLDQLASRDGQTLFEICSILAARHDVSLTRQAISQHLGVLEEAGLIRTERRGRSKYHYFTPAPLAEIARRWPIGQRTEP, from the coding sequence ATGGCTGATGTGTTCCGCGCCCTCGACGATGAGACGAGACGTCTCGTCCTGGACCAGTTGGCGTCGCGGGACGGGCAGACCCTCTTCGAGATCTGCTCGATCCTGGCGGCTCGGCACGACGTCAGCCTGACGCGCCAGGCGATCTCGCAGCATCTCGGAGTCCTCGAGGAGGCCGGGCTGATCAGGACCGAGCGACGCGGACGTTCCAAGTACCACTACTTCACCCCAGCCCCACTGGCCGAGATCGCGCGGCGGTGGCCGATCGGACAGAGGACCGAACCATGA
- a CDS encoding VOC family protein — MRIELTSIFVDDQRAALDFYTDVLGFTKRHDIPLGDNFWLTVASPEVPDGPELLLEPSDHPAARAYRAALVEDGIPLVQFAVDDVESEHDRLTGRGVVFTQPPTDIGTAVVAVFDDTCGNLVQIVAVKPETVTAG, encoded by the coding sequence ATGAGGATCGAACTGACCAGCATCTTCGTCGACGACCAGCGGGCTGCGCTCGACTTCTACACCGACGTACTCGGCTTCACCAAGCGTCACGACATCCCGCTCGGGGACAACTTCTGGCTGACCGTCGCCTCGCCGGAGGTGCCCGACGGTCCCGAACTGCTCCTGGAGCCGTCGGACCACCCGGCGGCGCGCGCGTACCGGGCCGCGCTCGTCGAGGACGGGATCCCGCTCGTGCAGTTCGCCGTCGATGACGTCGAGTCGGAGCACGACCGTCTGACCGGGCGTGGTGTCGTGTTCACCCAGCCGCCCACGGACATCGGAACGGCCGTCGTGGCGGTCTTCGACGACACGTGCGGCAACCTCGTGCAGATCGTCGCGGTGAAGCCGGAGACGGTGACCGCCGGCTGA
- a CDS encoding carbohydrate kinase family protein, translated as MVDVEVLGPASWNTLIHLDELPEPRSQTVFARATFETLGGTSAGKALHLAELGRSSHLTTLVGSDAAGRSVTDTLSRAGIDHDAITVAGASERHANLLTERGERVSIYLSVPEPDLDPAVVASRLAARVHAARAVVVDLAGWTRELVTLTGSRRDLVWTDLHDYDGRARFHRPFIESAAHVFMNADGLDAPGDFMHELVDGGASVVVCTLGAEGARAVDAEHREWQVAAAPVERIVDTNGAGDAFLAGFLDATLDGADVGTALSAGAGQAARALTSWHLSPLLDDVRDDPVAERTP; from the coding sequence ATGGTCGACGTCGAGGTACTGGGGCCAGCCTCGTGGAACACACTGATTCACCTGGACGAACTGCCCGAACCCCGGTCTCAGACGGTGTTCGCACGGGCGACCTTCGAGACGCTCGGCGGCACGTCCGCCGGCAAGGCCCTACACCTGGCCGAGCTGGGTCGCTCGTCGCATCTGACCACTCTGGTCGGGTCGGACGCTGCGGGCCGATCGGTGACCGACACGCTGTCCCGTGCCGGGATCGACCACGACGCGATCACGGTCGCGGGGGCGAGCGAGCGCCACGCGAACCTGCTGACCGAGCGCGGTGAGCGGGTCTCGATCTACCTGTCGGTCCCGGAGCCTGATCTCGACCCCGCCGTGGTCGCCTCTCGTCTGGCCGCACGAGTTCACGCCGCGCGAGCGGTCGTGGTCGACCTGGCCGGATGGACGCGCGAACTCGTCACGCTCACCGGGTCCAGACGCGACCTCGTCTGGACCGACCTGCACGACTACGACGGGCGGGCACGGTTCCATCGGCCGTTCATCGAGAGTGCCGCACACGTGTTCATGAACGCCGACGGTCTGGACGCACCGGGCGATTTCATGCATGAACTGGTCGACGGCGGAGCGAGCGTCGTCGTCTGCACGCTCGGTGCCGAGGGCGCCCGTGCCGTCGACGCCGAGCACCGCGAGTGGCAGGTGGCAGCGGCACCGGTCGAGCGGATCGTCGACACGAACGGCGCCGGCGACGCCTTTCTGGCCGGTTTCCTCGACGCGACGCTCGACGGTGCCGATGTCGGCACGGCGCTGTCGGCGGGAGCCGGGCAGGCGGCACGCGCGCTGACCTCATGGCACCTCAGTCCCCTGCTCGACGACGTCCGCGACGATCCGGTGGCCGAGCGGACTCCATGA